The segment CTGTTGGTGAAGGAAGCCTGTGGATACAGGATTATCACAACTAATGTTTAACACACAGCATTAGTTTTAGTATGTGCAGAACACAGTCTATACCAAGATTAATTCATTATAGGCCTTGTCCATTTCAAAGAAGGAGAGCTAAATGAAAACTCTGAAAGGAGGAAAATACCAACAAGTATTCACACAACTCACGCTCTGCTGGCCCCTTGCCCAGCTTGGAGTAGGCAAAGGTTTCCGTGAGGAGTGCCAGCACCTCCACAATCAAAAAGTACATGGGTGCACTGACATCGGGCTCCTCTGTTCCCTTACTCTGGCAGAGGGCAAGGAGAGTGGAGGCCACTTCCTCCATCTCAATGTTGGGCTCTACCGTGGGTGTGGCCCGGGCAAAAAGGATGAACTTCTCCCATAGTCTCCTCCAGAGTTCCATAATGTCCTGGGAAGGCATGCAATTATTTATTCAATCCCTCCACATCATTAACATAATTATAACAATCCTTAATTTCAATCCCATATTCAAGAAATTAGATAGGTATTTTTTCCTTAAATTTTTAAATCCAAATCACACATACTTGAAGTGGACATGTTTGTGTGTGAGGAGATATTTGATCTTTACCTCATATATTGTGACCTGGCAGCAGACAAAAGCGTCGGTAGCATGGATGACGGGGAACTGGAGAACACTGTAGATGCAGCTCCAGTCTGGCTCCCCCTCATCTGCCTCAACAGTCTTGGTCTGCAAACATCAACAGCAATCAGAAAAAATGGCATAAAAGTTCAATACCAGACAAAGTAGGAGGAGGTAACTGTAAGACAATACCAAACACTCAAAAATGGTTATAAaaatcaatcataaaaaaaaaatgcataaaagttAAGTACCAGACAGGGCAGAGAAAGGGAGCTGTAAGTCAGTATCATCAATACCAAAGCACTTTAAAACGGTTAAAAAAACACCCGTCAGGACCTCTTCAATGTGTGCCACTGTCTGGTTCAGCACCGTTCCCCAGAGGCGACACATGACGGCCGGGTGCtcggggcagaggaaggggagagcagaGGCACTCATTTCCTGGATGGTGTCCTCCAGGAACCTCAGCTTCCCCGTGACTGGTTGGCTGTTTTCAAGCACGGTTTCCCACAGAGTGAAGAACCTGATGATGGTAATGCTCAGTGAATCTCAATACAAGGGACGGATATTATTAAAGATACTGATATTAATGACAGACTGACATCAATTAAActaccaaaataaaaaaagaaagtatcaTGATAACTTCCAGTGGCATATGCATCAACTAATTTATTACACTTCTTTAAATGCATCAACTAAtctattactctttttttatatcaAGATTGAGTATCATTTCTTCATATTTAAGGTGGGGGCTGTTACTGTTTCTTCCCAGTTATTAAGAAAAGTATTGGCAAATTTTAGCAGCTGTCTTGATCACTGTAGTTACCTCTGGTTGGTGAGAGCATTTTGGAGAAGGGCCGGAGAACACAACTGCGTGACCAGGTGGTTGCTGAGGGTGCCACACATCACGTCCCGGGCACCCCCACCGCCAGATGAGGCAATGCGGTACTGATGGGAGTTGAAGATTTTATTTGGCAGTGCCAGACTCCCTATGGTCAGGATGTTGTAAAATTCAAAGAGGAAGTGGCAATTGGAGCTCTCCGGTTCGCAGTGGCTCTCAATGTGCGACAGTGTGCTGAACAACTCCCTCACCACGTCCACTGCCTCCTTCTTCTGCACATCCGGGGCAGCAACAGCCTTGATGCGCGTTAACAAAGAACGAAACAGAAAGATCCCGAGGGTTTTCTGCTGCGTGTCACTGAAGTTTAGGGTCTGTATGGCCTCACCAAAGCACTTCATTAACAGCGGATAATGTCGTAAAAACAGTGCACTGGATATGACGTGCTCCCCGATAGCTTGGACTGAGAGTGTGATCTTTGAGCTGTTGTTCTCAGTAGCAAGAAGCTGAACCAATATTTCAGCAGAGGTACAGTGAAGACTGCTAAAGGATCGGCCAGGGGGGGAAAGGGCACCGGACATGATAAGGTTTCTGTTGCTGATTCCACCCTTACTACTCTCCAAGATGGGCCCACTGATGAAGCAAAAGTGGAGGAGGGGCACCACAACCAGGTCAAAATTGGGTACTAAACAGTTTTTATCTGACATGACACACACTAAATGCCACCAGGTGAGCAACTTCATATTGAAAACATCTTCTGTCTTCACATTCTTTAGCTTAAAGGGACTAATTAACAGGTGCAGCTTCCTGGGATTGCTTATTGCATCTCTACTGAGTGCGAAGTTGTCTATTAATGTGCGCCAGCAAAGGAAAGCCTCCACCTTTACTTCAGAGAGCGTACACTTGAAGGCCTTGTCCATCACTTCAAGGAGATTGTTGATTAACGTTCTACTTGCATGGAGCTGGGTGTCAAACAGAGTCACTACTGTGCGCCAAACACGGAAGACGTCATACTGCTTGTTGTAGAGCAAGTTCATCATGTCCTTGGAGCAGTACTTCTTCTTGAGGTCCCCAAGCACTGTGTTAACAAGTCTGCCCCTTGCACTATCATTCGGCAGTTTGTTCAAGGCCTCTCCGATGTGGTTGATAACAATTACAGCAACTTTCCGAACCTTGACATGGGTGTGGAACAATTCTGAGAACACAGTAGGGAACCACGACTCTGCTAACTCGACTGATGTGAGTGGACTAGCATTGAAAAAGACTAACATGACCTGCAGCGTTTCAAGAATCACAGCTACTGGTATATCCACAGTCCGTAGAAGCCCACCGAGGGTATCAAAGTTTTCCTTAAGATTGGTAAGATAAACTTCTTTGCTGAATCTGCTCTTGGCAAGACTCTGGAGGATTCTGGTAGTTagattattctttttgtgtgtcTTTAGTATCTTCATAAGAATGTCACAAAGAGCCTTCTGGCAGGAGGTGTCAACTTGTAGAAGGATGGACTGGTTGGCGAGGAGATGGACGCAGGCACCAGCTGCCTCAtacacctcctcctcattttgaCTACTGAGATCATTCTTGAGATTGATGAAGGCCTTCTTTGTCTCAGCAGAGGACATGCAGCCACTCCAATTCAATGCTTTGGCTGCTTCAGCTGACAGTCtggaatacaaaaaggaaaacttCAAACTCTAGGTCTGGTACATTTTTTTTAGTGTCTGTAAATACAGTACGACAATAGCAATCATTTAATTTtttaaggaaaataatgataatgaaacaaAAACTGACAAATACAAATAGTGATTGACTGAATATACAATGCCAGCAATAGACAATGTAATGCCATTTAATCTTCAAAGACTAAGCAACACATACTCAAATTGATAGTGATAAATCTAAAAAACATGAAAGTAAAGAGCAAATAAATACTCACTTGGATATATTTTGGTAAGACTCCACTCGCTTCTTTGCAGAAGGAGCCGCCATGCCTATCAACATCTGCTTGTTGTCCATGATTCACGGCAGCACAACAAAAGTCTGGACAGGAGGGAGAAGCAAACAACTGGTAACAGCGTCCTAGCAGGTGTTTAGAGTAATGTAGACAACTGGGCTGTCTGGGATAGTTAGATTATCAGGAAACCCATGGAACTTTTTGGCAAGTCAATGAAGGGAGACATTAGATCAGGAGTTGGTAATCCATTATGACAGAGGAGCCTTTTTTATGTTCTATAGAATAACAAATTACTGAGCTATAATGCAAAAATCTGACTAAGAACTAAAAGGCatcagaaataaaatgaaaataaaacaaaactataaaatGTGGACTTCCCCCAGGAATGCTTTATGATCTTTCCAAAGTTAAGCcacatcacctaacctaacctaacaataacCATGGGGATGGTAACCTTGGCCCACAAAATGCCTAATTTGCCTCAGTAGGTGTGGTGGCCCAGTTCACACAGGCATGTCTTCTCACCACCAATGTACTCataacacacatccataaatactaacactaacactgatgcatacaagcactcatactttccacgcaccaaacgtgactggaacagcctccctcatcagattttagactgaaGTACaatactcattcagaaaacaaatacacattcacttgtcaccacaacccaccaacactaacaattagtacacttgattcacttccctccccacaCCCGGCTTCCCCGTCCcccgaacagccaacacaaatatgggTGTTATGCACCTTAAAGGTACCATGCACATTAATATCCAGATACAGAATGAACATGAAgtgtctgttctttttcttttaacaataaaggagacagctcaagggcaaaagagaaaacaattatgaaaaaagcCTGCAAATTTCTGATTCTATGCCCCCAGTGTTACTCCAAATGACATTTCACATTCACAACACTCATTGGGGTAAAAAAACACCTCACATACACCGGGGTAAGAAGCTGTGCCCAGCTCACACTACCGGTCATCAGGGTAAGGACAGGCATGCAACCCTAACTAACATTCACGATGAGACTCAAACATTGCTACACTCTGCCGGGCGAGTGGTGTGACCCTGTACAAGCCCCCCTGGCTCTATCTATGCCTCAATGGCAGGGGCAGGCAGGGCAGTGGCGGCCGTCCCTGCAGGTTCTTCCCTCCCAGCACACTCCCGCAGGCCGTCTTTATGAAGGCATCACTTATTCCTCGCCGCCCAGAGCCACACAGTCCCCTACAGGAGGGCGAGCCGTGGCGGGCACCTGTTATCAACACCCCCTCGGCCTGCCCTGCACGCCTGGCACACCCTCGTGCTCACCTCAGTAGTGGCCTCCCTGCCAGAGACATTCAGCGCCTGCCCCTGTACGCCTTCAGGGCCGCCAGGACGAGTGCCCCGCAGCGGAACACGTTCACTCAGCACAGCCACGACCCGCCGACACTCCACCGTCCCCAGCACTGTGCGGGAAAAGCGCGGGAACAGCAAGTGTCTGCTTGACGTCACGTCAGGGACCCGCGGTGGCTCGCGCGCCAGCCATGGGCCTCAACACGCTGCGGCCTGCTGGTGCTGGCTCCTGCACTGTGATGGCATGTTGTGCAACCATGATACTACACAATGAATGAAGCACATTGGTTGTTGATCCATACGATACATGACATTGGTGTATCAGGCCTGGGGATTGCGGAATATATAATCCACATTTTGTTGAGTACCCGCTGATCTCaaagttgcttttttttttaatgtacacTACTATACGGTTCTAATAATGTCTCAGTATCCTAAATACGCCCTTGCGTTACATTATACAAACACGGTAATGGACAATGCATGTATAGAGGCGTACGTATTTTTTAATTGGTTTAATTGGTCACATGCATGAATTAAAATAATGCCATAAGAAAAAAAGTCTTTTAACGTTTTTTATGGTTTATTCGTCTGATTGTGCATGTAGTAAATCCCCAAGGGGTGCTGACAACCTCTGGTATAATGAACACAATTTTGTGCATGACGTGCTTTATCACACTTTAATGGAGGATAACATCTGAAACTGCTAGTCCAATACGTATACAGTCCCACTTACCCCAAACATGGCACAATATGAAGCTATTTACTTGTTTTAATGAATATATGAATCTGAGCAACTAAACGTGATAATACTAAAAGAGACTGGCCAATTATCTTAGTGAAGAATGTGTATCCTTATTGGCAAATAATTTTGTGCCTTCAAATTAACCAAAATACATCAACAGATATATAAAACATGAAATTCCTTTGAATACCTAGCAGAGGTGCACCATAACCTACAAATTCTTAGTGAGCATCTCAAGTTACAATTCATCTGATGATTTTGCTTATTATTAGCAAATTTCATGTCCTATACAATATTGCACAAAACCAAACCTGCAGGTATGGTATGACTATGCAACACATCTACCAATTCACTCTAAAGAAGTGTAAGCATGTCATACAACAGTCACCCTCTCTCATTCCCCCATGGTATGATAATGAATACAGATGTCTTAAAGACTACATGTACTACTGATGCTGCACAGAATGGTTGAACACCTTTTGAGGTATATATTTTACATTTCagtgaggtgatggtgatggatggaTGTGTAAACGGGAAAGTGTGTGTGGAAATCCAGTGGCATATAATAAAATATTCTTttcaaaataattttaaaaagtgCCAAGTTTCATGTATAACCTTACCAACATAATGTATCTGGTGATTAATATAAAAATATGATCTAGTATATCACAGGCCCCTAACATTTTGACACATACATTTTTCATTATTCCTGATACATATGCAATATCTTTATGTAGCTTCCAACAGATGATATCAACAAGTATTGAATGAAAACTTTCAAACTTCATGATGGATAAGCCTAGAATACTGTATGCTTAATATAATGTATAAAATAATTGGATATAGATGATTACAATCAATTTTCTATTTAATACAGCAATTGAAAAATCTGggtatatatatctatgtatatcaaTAAATAAACATTCTAAACACAATTGAAAATATATTCTTTCAAAGCATTTCAAGCACCtccatatatataaaactgtACCCTTACATATTAgtgtaataaagaaaataactgtTAACTAAAGACAGCAAGATATCAATTTGTTAAACCTTTTGCCTATGTAATGCATAAAATACTGTGCACTGCACTACATCACACCAATACACAACTAAAAATGTAAGACAATCAATTTAAAACAATAACATGTGAATCTACCACCAAAATATTTCAGTTCCATATATAAAATATGTAACTAAATGATGCAGGCACTAAAGATCTTTGTGGTGATATCATATgtggaaaaataaatggaaaccAATGGATAAAAATAATTTCTGGACTGTAATATTTCTTGAGTAAAGAGATCAATTATTTGAACTGTATCGACTCATCATCCTACTGGCCACCTCCCTCCAATTTGTGACCTTGCCAGGGGGGAGGCCGGCTGAGATGGGGTCTCCTCGGGTGACTGTGTTGCGTGGGCAGTACTTGAGGGTGTGGGCAGAGTCACCAGTGGCATTACACAAGGGGCACACGTACATCCTCAACACAGGGCACTGGCAATGACCTCGCTCATCCTGGGAAACAAGGAACCAGAAATTGTATAATGTCATATACTAAGCAAGGTAAATTATTCCTTAaatatttaacctggtagcagcggggataatgcttcttaatggtccctccaagcgagaaaaatgagaaaaaatcacccctcacacaaaccatttcataatatacctCAAAGCATTtttgatcagattatgtatcatctatttttggggttaatatcatggcacaaatttggcccgttgctgccacatggtaaagccacaaatttggtccgtcgctgctaccgggttaatacctGGGCTTATAAGCAAGCAAGGTCTTTACTTATAAAAATTAACTTCACATAAATTTAACATTACAAAATAATGGATATCATATCAATCTTTGGTTAACTACCTAAAAAAAATCACAGTAGACTGAAAGAAGCTTAGACTTTGATTATACCTTCAACACatgtgatttatagaaagtagaATGATAATTATTGTTCTTGCAAAAAACACATCCTTTACTGGCTAAGGATGACTGGTATGCTGGGGAAGGTTTATGGCATGGGTGTGTACTGCTGTAGGATAAGTTACCCATATCCTTGCCTCCGGTTAGAAGTGAGAGTTCCTGCATCAAAGCAACTAAATCTGAAATTAATTAATAATTATTCAGTGTTTTTATCAATGCAGAACAACATCACATAAACCTGAACATATTAAATcataattttgttgttgttataaccAAGTATTCTCATGATGGGAAAAATATATTCATTCATAATCATAGCTTTCTTCAATGACAGCACTCATTATAAGTTACCAGTATGCTGCTTTTGGGACTGATAACTATAGGTGGGCTCCTGGTTACAGTGTGAGTCATGAGCTGGGCTACTGAATGGACCAGTgcttaaatgagaagaaaagtcaCTTGGTGTTGGAATATAATTATTGTTTATCTTCTGATAAGCACTGGGCAATGCTGAATTATTCAGGTTTCCAATATCCCTCAATGCTGGTCTAAAGGATGAAGACACGGGCTCCCATGACTGAGAATCTCCTGTTAGTCCATAGGAGTTACTGCCAGAAACTGTACCTAGACTAGAACTTTCACAAGGTAACTTAAGATTGGTGTCCCACACATTACTTGATAAACTGTGTTGCTCTAGTGGTAAAAACTCTTTTGAAAGAGATATAGATTCTCTCTTATCTTGAAAAGCAGTGTAAGCATTTTTA is part of the Eriocheir sinensis breed Jianghai 21 chromosome 25, ASM2467909v1, whole genome shotgun sequence genome and harbors:
- the LOC127003418 gene encoding uncharacterized protein LOC127003418, which translates into the protein METSPQRSYLWSHSTPEISKSLNSPPEITSSLWKQLSEERNSSRVKLPSFTDSLTKDSAPTGEPGANTNFSPFTIKSKDVWKVPSPEPEEVGDHLGVKSPWEPLNSSRQKSCTFTTFQGSNSPNSARQSAYIDEDLYGKSDKENVFPVHSKAVGHDKNAYTAFQDKRESISLSKEFLPLEQHSLSSNVWDTNLKLPCESSSLGTVSGSNSYGLTGDSQSWEPVSSSFRPALRDIGNLNNSALPSAYQKINNNYIPTPSDFSSHLSTGPFSSPAHDSHCNQEPTYSYQSQKQHTDLVALMQELSLLTGGKDMGNLSYSSTHPCHKPSPAYQSSLASKGCVFCKNNNYHSTFYKSHVLKDERGHCQCPVLRMYVCPLCNATGDSAHTLKYCPRNTVTRGDPISAGLPPGKVTNWREVASRMMSRYSSNN